The following DNA comes from Deltaproteobacteria bacterium.
CGAGGCCCATCTTGGCCTCAGCAAGGTGTCTCAAGAAATCGTGACGCGGGGGAGCGGCGTTGTCGACGCATCCCGACGTGTTTTGCCCGCACGGCCGCCACGTGTACTCGCTCGCAGGGGCGAAGATCGATTTCTCGCCGGAGTCCGCGTGGCTTGAATCCAAGTGCGCGAATGGGCCCATCCTTCTGGACGCACTACGAACGGCGGCCGCCGCGGACGGCATGGACGCACGTCGGCTTCAGGCGGTCGCGTCGCTCGACCCCGACCTCGAGTTCCTTCAAGCGAACGCTTACCGGGAGGCGCAGGTGCGGTTGAAAGCCGACGACGGGCAGGCTGCGTAGAGAATCCCAAGGCTCATCGGGATGAGGCAGCCGGCCGGTGAGTCAAACGACTATCCCATTGCGCCGAACCTGGGCTGCTCGAGTCATTGCGAGCATCGAACGCCAAGTTGAGCACTTGTGTGGTGCGGCCCGCAGACCCCGCCGACAACCGCCCCGAAATGTTGCGGGCTGCACCTGCCCGACCGCCCCACAATCTGAAGTAGTGGAAGAGGACAGTTGGTGAGCACGGGAGCGTGCAGCTGTCAGCGCGCGCAGGCGCTCGCGCTCTTCAGGTTCGAGACCCCTCGGAGGACGCATGAAATCTGGCGACCATATCCGAGTGTCCCGCGGCCTCTACACCCATCACGGCATCGCAACCCATCACGGCATCGCATCGGCGGCAGACCGGGTGATCCACTACACAGGCGAACTGGCCAGGAAGGCCAACGCCGCAGTGGCGGAGACGAGCCTTGAGGACTTCGCGGCAGGAGGTGTGGTCGAGGTTGTCCGGTACGCCAGGTCTTCGTCCGTCGATGAGGTGTTCCGCCGCGCCCGGAGCCGCCTCGGGGAAACGCAGTACGACCTCATCTGGAGCAACCGCGAGCACTTCGCTCGGTGGTGCAAGACAGGTGTGCACCAGAGCGAGCATGTGCGGAACACGAGCTCCACGGTCGGCGGGACGGTGGGCGCTGGGGCGGCGACGGCGGGGAATCTCAGCGCAGTGAGCGCGCTTGGGGCGGTGGCGGGGTTGAGTGGGCCGGGGGTGATGTCGGGGCTGGCGACGGTTGGCGGTGTGGTGGGGGGTGGGGCCGTCGCCGGCCTCGGCGTGCTCGCCGCGGCCCCCGCAGTCGTCTCCACTGTCGCGATGCGACGGGTCCTCGCAGACGACTCGACGCTTCCTCAGGCCGAGCGCGATGCCCGCCAGGCCGGACGCGCAGCCACCGTCGTCGGTGGAGCCGCAGGAACGGCTGGCTCGATCGCGGCAGTCGCTACCCTCGGTGTACCTGGCCTCAGCGCGGTCGGGATCACCACGGGGCTCGCTTCAATTGGAAGCATGGTCGGGGGCGGAATGGTTGCGGGCGCAGCACTGACGATCGCCGCACCGGCGGCAGCGGCGGCCGCGGTCGGGTACGTGATCTATCGACTCTTCAAGTAGCTCGCGCCCGATCACTCGAGCTTCGAATCCACGACCTCGGAGGATTGGACCGCTCCAGATCTCGGAGCGGTGACGTTTCATCGTTTGGGGCGGCCACGAGAGGGCCGTGCCGGAGGGGATTCATGGTGGTGCTGAGCGGGGGCGGGACCAACAACAACAGGCTCCTCGGGCGATCCAATGCCCGGAAGTGCATGCCTCATGGTGGTATCGCCATCGTCCTCTTCCTGGGACCACTCGCACCCCTCGTGGTCGGTTGCGTTACGGTGCACGAGACTTCGACGACCCACGACACCTCCGTGCGGACCGAGCGCTCCCTCGAGCCCATCGAAGGGACCGCTCACTTGCGGGTCGGGGCGACGGCAAGCGGTACCACCGCGGCCTTCTCAGCGACGAAGCTCCAGCGCTGCAACGAGACAGCAATCCCGGTGGTGCACAGGACCGAGATGGTGAAGCGAGACACAAAGGGAAGTCTCTTCGTGGCTCCGCTGCTTGGGACCATCCTGGTCGGGACCGGGCTCTACTCGTACTTCGACGCCGATGGGCTTGCGAGCACGCCCGACGCTCAGGGCAACACAGGCGATCCAAACGACTACCGCGGCCTTGGATTGGCGATGGTAGGTGCCGGAGCGGTGGCGTTCGCCATTGCGGCGGTCGACCTCTACAGAACGCGCGATTCGGAGTTCGACCGAGGCGAGGTCCAACTCGAGCCGGACATCACTGAAAGAGAATGCCCCGCGCAGCCGGTATCCGGCAACGCCAAGCTGATCCTCGGGGCAGCAGGAATTCCCCTTGTCTTCGATGACAGGGGCCACGCATCAGTGAGTCTCGAAAACCTGGGCGTGGCAGACCTTCCGAGCGCGAGCCCGTGGAAGGTCAACCTCGAGGGTTCGGAAGCCGCAGTCTCCTGGAAGGAGGAAGAGCTCGCCTCGCTCGTCGCAGCTCTGCGCGCCAATCCGTCCTCACGCTTGGCAAGGGAAGAGACCGCCCAGGCCGCCGCCGCCAAGGCGGAGCGGGGACACCGGTTGACGGCGCTCACTGCAGCCTTCTCGAAGCAGCTGGCCGATGGGGACTTCCCCAACGCGCGGCGGTCGCTCACGGAGTTGGCAGACCTCGGCGTCGCGGTGGACGCGGACCGGAAAAGAGTCGACGACGCGGAGGCGGACGCGCGGCAGGCAAGTTGCCAGAAGGCGGCGCGCGCCTCCAAGCCGCTCCTCCACTCATCCAAGGCGGATGCTGTCGAATCCGGATTGAGCGCGCTTCGAACCTCCTGCCGGTTCGACGGCAATCCGCTCCAACCTCTGCAGAACGCCGATGGCGAGGAAGCAGCGAAGCTCGACGACGCACTACAGGAGCGCGCCGCAACGCTACGAGCTCAGGAGAAGCTTCGCACCTGGCGGACCTTCGCCGCGAAGTGCCAACGCACCGAGCGGGACCTCACCGCGCTCGACGGCGTGCGCAACTGCAATGCGACCTGTACCCGCGCGCGCACGAAGATCGAAGCGGATTGGCAGGCCTTGCAAGAGGCCGACATCCCCGACCTGCCTGAACGTACGCCAGAGGCGATCCAGGCTGTCGACCTGTGCGAGCGCTCCCACTGCCCCAACTGTCCTGTCGGTCCGATGGAGGAGAACCATGCGTCAGAGTGAAGCCAACAACCACTGGATCGAGTCTTGGATACTTCGAGCCGGACGATGGTTCTGTACGGTGATCGGCGCTCTGGCGATCGCCTCGCTGGTCCTTGGCTCTGTCGCACTTGTGGTGGCAGCCGGCTACTTCCTCCTTGCCCACCCGACCAAGCCCGCGCTTCCGCCGGAGCCGCCGGCTGCCGCTCCCGTCTCAATCGAAGACGCGAAGCGACTCGTCAAGGCCGAGCTCGCCTTCTCGGACGCTCCGGGGCAACGCGTCCCCGAGTTGTCTGAAGAAGACATCGCACGCGCGACCCCTCTCCGGGAGCTCTTTCCCACGACGAACTACACATGGGACGACGTCCTTGAGGACTATTGCCACACGCCAACCTCCTACGGCTGCCTGGAGCGCGGTCAACGAGTGACCCGGCGCGGAGTAGGCCGCTTCATCGCCTATGTGCTGACCCTGGTAGACGAAGACGAGCGCGAGCATTCGATATCCGAGCTCAAGCGGCTCCTTCCCGGCGTCGCTGCGGCGGAGCGCGCGAACCTGGTTATCCCAATCCTGTCCGCGGAGCGTGATCGTTCCATCGCCGCAAAGAAGCAGCAAGACGCCCACCAGGAACAGGTCGCACAAATCGAGCGTGCCTATAACGAAGCCGTATCTGACCACCGAAGCACGGCTGGATTCATTGCAATGCTTGGAGCGGGCGGGGTTGCCTCCGGCGTCTCGGCCATGCTCAGCATCTGCCTTGTCGTGGCGATACTGGCCATCGAGCGGCATCTGAGGACCGCGACGACTGCCGTCGAGGCACGCCCGGCCACATGG
Coding sequences within:
- a CDS encoding lecithin retinol acyltransferase family protein, giving the protein MKSGDHIRVSRGLYTHHGIATHHGIASAADRVIHYTGELARKANAAVAETSLEDFAAGGVVEVVRYARSSSVDEVFRRARSRLGETQYDLIWSNREHFARWCKTGVHQSEHVRNTSSTVGGTVGAGAATAGNLSAVSALGAVAGLSGPGVMSGLATVGGVVGGGAVAGLGVLAAAPAVVSTVAMRRVLADDSTLPQAERDARQAGRAATVVGGAAGTAGSIAAVATLGVPGLSAVGITTGLASIGSMVGGGMVAGAALTIAAPAAAAAAVGYVIYRLFK